In the genome of Desulfofarcimen acetoxidans DSM 771, one region contains:
- the aprA gene encoding adenylyl-sulfate reductase subunit alpha, with amino-acid sequence MPNFETVEITTDLLLIGGGMANCGAAVEAAYWAKKNGVKVTLVDKAAMDRSGAVAMGLSAINQYVNYAKGVNTLKDYVEYVKKDLMGIARDDLVYNIARHVDSTVHLFEKWGLPIWLNDDGTYVNEGRWQIMINGESYKIIVAEAAKNALGTENIYERVFIVEPILDGDRIAGAIGFSTREEKVYVFKAKAVLAAMGGAVGVFKPRSSGEGLGRSWYPPFSTGSSTYFTVMAGAEQTCQEVRFIPIRFKDGYGPVGAWFLLFKSRATNAFGENYMETNKGVLADYAPYGDAKPIPANLRNYLGMLDVSAGKGPLFMRTEEAIANLASKYKDDEKAFKKKMKELEAEAWEDFLDMTIAQAMLWAATNTAPEEKSSEIAAAEPYFIGSHSGASGCWVSGPRDVAPAEYQWGYTNMTTVKGLFAAGDASGASSHKFSSGSHAEGRIAGKSAVRFCVENPEQPNVDPAVVETLKAKILKPMEVYEANKGFTTDDEINPNYIFPKMYMFRLQKLMDEYAGGVTANFTTSKALLEKALELLVFLKEDSEKLAARSLHELMRCWENIHRTVQAEVHIHTVMFREETRFPGYYMRADLPKINNEDWKCFCNATRNPQTGEWTMRKVPVIDLAL; translated from the coding sequence ATGCCGAATTTTGAAACTGTAGAAATTACCACTGATCTTTTGCTTATCGGTGGTGGTATGGCCAACTGCGGTGCTGCTGTAGAAGCTGCATATTGGGCAAAGAAGAACGGTGTTAAGGTTACTTTAGTTGATAAAGCCGCTATGGACAGAAGCGGTGCCGTTGCTATGGGTTTATCTGCTATCAACCAGTATGTTAACTATGCTAAAGGCGTAAACACCCTTAAGGATTATGTTGAGTATGTTAAAAAAGACTTAATGGGCATTGCACGTGATGACCTTGTTTATAACATTGCCCGTCACGTTGACTCTACCGTTCATTTGTTCGAAAAATGGGGTCTTCCCATCTGGTTGAATGACGACGGCACATATGTAAATGAAGGCCGCTGGCAGATCATGATTAACGGTGAGTCTTACAAGATCATCGTAGCTGAAGCTGCTAAGAATGCTCTCGGCACCGAGAACATTTATGAGCGCGTATTCATCGTAGAGCCGATTCTTGATGGCGACAGAATTGCCGGCGCTATCGGTTTCAGCACTCGTGAAGAGAAAGTTTATGTATTCAAGGCTAAAGCAGTTCTGGCTGCTATGGGCGGCGCTGTAGGCGTATTCAAGCCTCGTTCCTCCGGTGAAGGTCTTGGCCGTTCCTGGTATCCTCCGTTCAGCACAGGTTCCTCCACTTACTTTACAGTAATGGCTGGCGCTGAGCAGACCTGTCAGGAAGTAAGATTTATTCCCATTCGTTTTAAAGACGGTTATGGCCCTGTAGGCGCTTGGTTCTTGCTCTTCAAATCCAGAGCCACCAACGCTTTCGGCGAAAACTACATGGAAACCAACAAGGGTGTATTAGCTGACTATGCTCCGTATGGCGATGCTAAGCCGATTCCTGCTAACCTGAGAAACTATCTCGGTATGTTAGACGTAAGCGCAGGTAAAGGACCTCTCTTCATGAGAACAGAAGAAGCTATTGCTAATCTGGCATCTAAATATAAAGATGACGAGAAAGCCTTCAAGAAGAAAATGAAAGAATTAGAAGCAGAAGCTTGGGAAGACTTCCTTGATATGACTATTGCACAAGCTATGCTGTGGGCAGCTACCAACACCGCTCCGGAAGAGAAATCTTCTGAAATCGCTGCTGCTGAGCCTTACTTCATCGGCTCACACTCCGGCGCTTCAGGTTGTTGGGTAAGCGGACCGAGAGACGTAGCTCCGGCTGAATATCAGTGGGGTTACACCAACATGACAACTGTTAAAGGCTTATTTGCTGCCGGTGACGCTTCAGGCGCTTCCAGCCACAAGTTCTCCTCCGGTTCACACGCTGAAGGTAGAATCGCTGGTAAATCAGCTGTACGTTTCTGCGTAGAAAATCCTGAGCAGCCCAATGTTGATCCTGCTGTTGTAGAAACTCTCAAGGCTAAGATCCTCAAGCCGATGGAAGTTTATGAAGCTAATAAAGGCTTTACCACTGATGACGAAATTAACCCGAACTACATTTTCCCGAAAATGTATATGTTCAGACTCCAGAAGCTCATGGATGAGTATGCAGGTGGTGTTACCGCTAACTTTACCACCAGTAAAGCTCTCTTAGAAAAAGCTCTCGAACTGCTTGTATTCTTGAAAGAAGACTCAGAGAAACTGGCAGCCAGAAGCCTGCATGAACTTATGAGATGTTGGGAAAATATCCACAGAACCGTTCAGGCAGAAGTACACATTCACACAGTAATGTTCCGTGAAGAGACCAGATTCCCTGGTTACTACATGAGAGCTGACCTGCCGAAGATCAACAATGAAGATTGGAAGTGCTTCTGTAACGCAACCCGCAACCCGCAAACCGGTGAGTGGACCATGCGTAAGGTTCCTGTTATTGATTTAGCTCTCTAA
- the sat gene encoding sulfate adenylyltransferase, which yields MALVAPHGGKLTPVILPKEQREDALAKAKTLPVIRMSSRETSDVLMIGMGAFSPLMGFMTKEDYESVVNTKHLANGLAWPVPITVSVTKEQAAELKEGMEVALVDDETDKYVAILTVKDKYEYDKTKECKEVFFTDDPEHDGVKKVMGQPEINVGGDIITFSEMGYATQYAGYYAHPHETRALFESKGWNTVCAFQTRNPLHRSHEFLCKIGMEVCDGLFLHPIVGKLKPGDIPAEVRFKCYQAHMDNYFNNKNVALKVYPMEMRYAGPSEAILHAIFRQNFGCSNILIGRDHAGVGSYYSAYQAQEIFDQFKPGEILCQPIKVTAAAYCKKCMGMETEKTCPHTGEDRVAISGTKVRQMFGAGQLPPLEFGRKEVLEILTEYYQALDKNK from the coding sequence ATGGCATTAGTTGCACCGCATGGTGGAAAATTAACTCCGGTAATTCTCCCGAAAGAACAACGTGAAGATGCTTTGGCAAAAGCTAAAACTCTGCCGGTAATTAGAATGTCATCCCGTGAAACATCTGATGTATTAATGATTGGTATGGGTGCATTCAGTCCATTAATGGGTTTTATGACCAAAGAAGATTATGAAAGCGTAGTAAACACCAAGCACTTAGCCAACGGCTTAGCCTGGCCCGTGCCCATCACTGTTTCAGTTACCAAAGAACAGGCTGCTGAACTTAAAGAAGGTATGGAAGTAGCTCTGGTTGACGACGAAACAGATAAGTATGTGGCTATTCTTACTGTTAAAGATAAATATGAGTATGACAAGACCAAAGAATGTAAAGAAGTATTCTTTACCGATGATCCCGAGCATGATGGTGTTAAGAAAGTTATGGGCCAGCCGGAAATTAACGTTGGCGGCGATATCATCACCTTCAGTGAAATGGGCTATGCTACCCAGTATGCCGGTTATTATGCTCACCCGCACGAAACCCGTGCATTATTTGAATCCAAGGGCTGGAACACTGTTTGTGCTTTCCAAACCAGAAACCCCTTGCACCGCTCTCACGAGTTCCTCTGCAAGATCGGTATGGAAGTTTGCGACGGTTTGTTCCTGCACCCGATTGTTGGTAAATTAAAGCCTGGCGATATTCCGGCTGAAGTTCGTTTTAAGTGCTACCAGGCTCATATGGACAACTATTTCAATAATAAGAACGTTGCTCTTAAAGTATATCCGATGGAAATGCGTTATGCCGGACCCAGCGAAGCTATCCTGCATGCTATCTTCCGTCAGAACTTCGGTTGCAGCAACATCTTAATCGGTCGTGACCACGCCGGTGTAGGCAGTTACTATTCTGCATATCAGGCTCAGGAAATTTTTGACCAGTTTAAGCCCGGTGAGATCCTTTGCCAGCCGATTAAAGTTACAGCCGCTGCTTATTGCAAGAAGTGTATGGGTATGGAAACTGAAAAGACCTGCCCGCATACCGGTGAAGATCGCGTAGCTATCAGCGGTACCAAGGTTCGTCAGATGTTTGGCGCCGGCCAACTGCCGCCGCTGGAATTTGGACGTAAAGAAGTTCTCGAAATTCTCACCGAGTACTATCAGGCTTTAGATAAAAACAAGTAA
- the aprB gene encoding adenylyl-sulfate reductase subunit beta codes for MPTFVMQEKCDGCKGQDKTACMYICPNDLMVLDKEKMKAYNRDLTACWECLCCVKICPQQAMDFRGYADFVPLGASVVPLRSSDSIMWTVKFRNGLMKRFKFPIRTTEEGTAVPDAGYTLDNDDLQSEMLFTQPYSMNLTEFPTIK; via the coding sequence ATGCCAACTTTTGTAATGCAAGAAAAATGCGATGGTTGCAAGGGTCAGGACAAAACAGCTTGTATGTATATCTGCCCGAACGACTTAATGGTGCTTGACAAGGAAAAAATGAAGGCTTATAACCGTGACTTAACAGCTTGCTGGGAGTGCCTGTGCTGTGTTAAGATTTGCCCGCAACAAGCTATGGACTTCAGAGGCTATGCTGATTTCGTTCCCCTGGGAGCCAGTGTTGTTCCTTTGAGAAGTTCCGACAGCATTATGTGGACAGTTAAGTTCAGAAACGGCTTAATGAAGCGCTTCAAGTTCCCCATCAGAACAACTGAAGAAGGTACTGCAGTTCCCGACGCTGGATACACTTTGGATAACGACGATCTGCAAAGTGAAATGCTGTTTACCCAGCCGTATTCCATGAATTTAACTGAGTTCCCGACCATTAAGTAG